The genomic interval ACTATCACCCCAACCACCATTACCACTCCCATCACATACAGTACTCCAGGCTGTGTGTGCTACTACAGTAAATACGCCATTATCTATATACCAGGTTTGGTAATTTACACTATAGTATGTGCAGTTTTCAATTCTTGCATTTTTGAAAGCATTATTTTCTGGGTTTATAAAACTTCCTACATTTTTCCCTTTGCTATACGAAGTACCATCTATTAGGATATCGTTCCAGTCAGTTCTTAGCAAGGTACCTGTAAATTTGTCTTTTTCCAGTTTGTACTCGTTTGCTTCCAGTTCAAAGGGATCATAGGCAATCTGGGCAAGAAAAGCCTTATTTTCATTTTTAACTTTAATTACAATAAGCCCTTCGATAACAGGTTGAAGAAAGTATTTATCTAACTCAAGCCTGTACTTAGTCTCTTCATCATACAAAACAACGCCTGGCCTAGCTGAATCCTCATAATCTATGGGTACCCATACCCAGCCCAGTTCTTTGTTTTTGGAATTTTTAGGCTTTTTAGCCCTACTCCAGGCTGCTTTCCTCCGGTGCTTTTTATCATCACTGGCCACCCTCAGTATGGATGCCTTGGGAAGATAAACATTATTAAACCACTTCTGGGCCTCTTCGATGGATAAATTTTCCAGAGCAGTTTCCTCTGGAATTACGATCTCCTCTAATAAGTCTGGGCTGCAGCTCACTACTGTCAGGCCGCCAGCGAAGGCGGCAATTGTTTTCAGGAAATGTTCTCTTTTCATAAGTTAATAAATTTGAGTGGATTGTTAAAAGCTGGAGAAAATAAAAAAGAGTAAAATTCATTTTTATACCCAATGGACATACCGATCCAGACACAGGAATGATGTCTGGTATAGTAAGGTAACTGTGTAAATTAAATCGCTTAAATGTATCCCAATGTAGTGATGAGCAGACGTGTAGCTATCTGTCTGCTGGTTACTGTCCGGATAGTAAGGCAAAAAGGTACATAATATAGCTTTGTGCCTGAGTATATGAGTATGTATTGAATAACAGGGATGTTGCTAGATAAATAACCAGCAACATCATCTAATGGGGGTATTTTCCAATGTATCGGGAACAGGGGCTTCTCAGGATATGACTGGTTATACCAAATAATCTAATTGAGAAATTCTCCTGGTATTTTTCTTTTGCTCTAAAGGTAGGATTGTTTTTACTTGAAGAGTCACTCTAAAATTTATATTCAAACACCTATAGTAATAATTTATTACCATAAGTTTTAAACGCTTGTACAATAGCTTCGCAGCTTAATTTATTTATTAATTTTTTTAACTATTTCCAGTTTCATTTGTTTTTTTTGTATTTTTCAACAGCTACGTTATCAAACCATCTATGAAAATAGGAAATAAAATAAGGAAGTTACGTGAACTGCGGAACTTCACGCAGGAGTATATGGCTGCTCAACTAAACCTATCACAAACGGCCTATTGTAAAATTGAGAAAGATGAAACCAAAGTTTCAATCGTACGCCTGGAGCAAATTGCAAAAATACTCTCAATCAGCGTAAAAGAGATACTTTCGTTCGATGAACAATCATTTTTTGGGAATATGTCCCCACACCCCAATACAGGCCATGGTATACCACATAGCGTAATACCAGAAGAGAAAAAGCTATATGAAAGCCGTATCCATCAATTGAAAGAAGAAAATAAGCATTTAAGAGACTTGATTTTATACCTGCAAAAGGGTAGCTGAACTTCTTACTTATGTATCATCTTATTCATCCGGATTTTTGATGCTTGTTTTCAAAACAGATCTATACGATTGGTGGGTCTGGAGTATCGGTTAGAAAACAAAACCGTATATAATTATTGGATTTATGAAGCATACAGCCATATTTTATACTAATAATAACATTAGTCTAAAAGCATTTCAGAAAGTATTATCCTGTTTTATAAAAGCAATTAATCATCCCTCTTTACCTTTTGATACCTTAGGCGTAATTGTAAGTGTATTTCCGGTACTCGATCTACTGGAAACTGACTATAAGAATATAAAAAATATAATAGCCTCTCAGGAAATTATTAACAAAGGCCATTTAAGTATTATTGAGAAAATTTCATTGGCGCTGGCATTATTCCCATCCGACTACGTATCTCTACATGAGCATGATGTATTATACCCGGAAGAATATCTGCTAACCCTTCAGAACATTCTGGAAGACATGAGTTCTGCTTTTGATTATTTGGCTTATAATAACATCATCGGCGTAAATAAAACCGGCTATCAACAACGCACCATTGTTGACCATCCCTTGAGTACGTTAGCATTCCCTTATCCAGTGATTAAAGATGTATTAGATCACAAGCGGAGGGAGTTTTCTCTGAATGGCAACTGGTGTTACCTGGAGCCTGGGTATGGAGGTTCCTATGGAACACATTTACGTCGGCTACAATTAGGCAATGGAGTTGAAAACCTGTGGTTCATATTAATATGAATCAAACCAATAATAATCATCACCTCACCAATCACTATTTAACGTATGAACCTATCTCCAAAAGTGGCTTTAACGAATGGCCAGGAGATTTGTCTTGTCTCTTTGAATAGCGCTTATCATTGAAATTTTCTATATAAGCACTTCATAGAAATTACTTCAGATCACTCTTGAATAAAAGCAGACTGTTTTCAGAAATCCTGTTCATCCTTTCCTATAAATCCTGGTTCGGGACTTTCTTTGTATTTATAAAACATAAACTTGTATTAATCAGTTATCCCATGTAAATTGTAGCCTGGTTATAATCTGATTGCAGGTACTGGCACCTTCAACTACTTAG from Rhodocytophaga rosea carries:
- a CDS encoding helix-turn-helix domain-containing protein, with protein sequence MKIGNKIRKLRELRNFTQEYMAAQLNLSQTAYCKIEKDETKVSIVRLEQIAKILSISVKEILSFDEQSFFGNMSPHPNTGHGIPHSVIPEEKKLYESRIHQLKEENKHLRDLILYLQKGS